The Arachis ipaensis cultivar K30076 chromosome B07, Araip1.1, whole genome shotgun sequence genome includes a window with the following:
- the LOC107606864 gene encoding mitochondrial import inner membrane translocase subunit TIM23-1-like, with amino-acid sequence MANSLNNNDKSSQNTRFYHPYQDFNVPRLYNLPTSPENLFPELENRTNRCWDENLVFYTGMAYLTGAVGGGVTGTLEGLRAAEKGDSFKIGVNRVLNSGGQSARRIGNSLGMVGLIFSTTESAMHYFTDKDDMVNNTIAGLATGILYKAAVGPRSAAIAGVFGGIVAAAIVAGKQTLRRYGPI; translated from the coding sequence ATGGCTAATTCATTAAACAACAACGACAAGAGTAGTCAGAACACACGCTTCTATCACCCTTATCAGGACTTCAACGTCCCAAGGCTCTACAACCTCCCAACTTCGCCTGAGAATCTCTTTCCTGAACTGGAAAATAGGACTAACCGTTGCTGGGACGAGAACCTAGTCTTCTACACCGGCATGGCCTACCTCACAGGCGCTGTCGGTGGCGGCGTAACCGGCACCCTCGAGGGCCTCAGGGCCGCCGAGAAAGGAGATTCATTCAAGATCGGTGTCAACCGAGTCCTCAATTCGGGAGGTCAGAGCGCGCGTAGGATCGGAAACTCGCTCGGAATGGTGGGCTTGATCTTCTCCACCACGGAGAGTGCGATGCACTATTTCACCGACAAGGATGACATGGTTAACAACACCATCGCTGGGCTCGCCACTGGTATTTTATATAAGGCTGCGGTAGGGCCAAGGTCGGCGGCAATTGCGGGAGTCTTTGGTGGGATCGTGGCGGCAGCTATCGTGGCCGGAAAGCAGACTCTGAGGAGATACGGTCCCATATAG